The Listeria welshimeri serovar 6b str. SLCC5334 genome has a window encoding:
- the dhaK2 gene encoding dihydroxyacetone kinase subunit DhaK2 encodes MRRLVNDGYEAVEEMLAGYVAAQGKYVDFAENDKRVIVSKQMSKEPRVRIIVGGGSGHEPLFLGYVGKDFADAAVVGNINTSPSPEPCYNAVKAVDSGKGCLYMYGNYAGDVMNFDMGAEMAADDGIRVETVLVTDDIYSAENVEDRRGVAGDLIVFKAAASAAAKGLDLDAVKQAAEKANANTFSMGVALSSSTLPVTGKAIFEMKEGEMEVGMGIHGEPGIKRTSIEPADKVVDQIMGYLIEEMKLTAGEEVHVLINGLGGLPVMDQYICYRRVDEILKEKGVHIHSPLVGNYATSMDMIGMSITLVRLDDELKDLLDTPCDTPYFKVD; translated from the coding sequence ATGAGACGTTTAGTGAATGATGGATATGAAGCAGTAGAAGAAATGTTAGCTGGCTATGTTGCGGCACAAGGAAAATACGTAGATTTTGCAGAAAATGACAAGCGAGTAATCGTAAGTAAACAAATGAGTAAAGAACCTCGTGTGCGAATTATTGTTGGTGGCGGTTCTGGTCATGAGCCACTTTTCCTCGGTTATGTTGGAAAAGATTTTGCAGATGCGGCTGTTGTCGGAAATATCAATACCTCCCCTTCTCCAGAGCCTTGTTATAACGCCGTAAAAGCGGTTGATAGTGGAAAAGGTTGTCTATATATGTATGGAAATTATGCTGGCGATGTGATGAATTTTGATATGGGTGCTGAAATGGCAGCAGATGATGGTATTCGTGTAGAAACAGTGCTTGTAACAGATGATATTTATTCCGCTGAAAATGTAGAAGATCGTCGTGGTGTGGCTGGCGACTTAATCGTATTTAAAGCAGCGGCATCAGCAGCGGCAAAAGGTCTTGACTTGGATGCGGTAAAACAGGCTGCAGAAAAAGCTAATGCTAATACGTTTTCGATGGGAGTGGCGCTCTCTTCTTCTACTCTTCCTGTGACTGGTAAAGCTATTTTCGAAATGAAAGAAGGCGAAATGGAAGTTGGTATGGGAATCCACGGTGAACCTGGAATCAAACGGACTTCCATCGAACCAGCCGATAAAGTAGTTGACCAAATCATGGGCTATCTTATAGAAGAAATGAAATTAACTGCTGGTGAAGAAGTACATGTATTAATAAACGGGCTTGGCGGTTTACCAGTGATGGACCAATATATTTGTTATCGCCGAGTGGATGAAATTTTGAAAGAAAAAGGAGTGCACATCCATAGTCCACTTGTTGGGAACTATGCGACTTCAATGGATATGATTGGTATGTCGATTACACTGGTTCGTTTAGACGATGAACTGAAAGATCTCTTAGATACACCTTGTGATACACCATATTTCAAAGTGGACTAA
- a CDS encoding AMP-binding protein, which translates to MTIKKYEPLNLYTNFKKSAERYPEMPIYFDEELVTFPELGLHTTYKKCEEAIINKAAHLHKFGVRKEEKVIVYKSAKFDSYILAVAISYIGAVPIMVSPHLPASTIDIFVNRLDQPWLLFDSETYDKSHQLNNLPDDRLINAEQLFKAPLSGYTCAQEELPKDMIAYMTHTSGTTGVPKLIAHSANSMGWRTKYQRRILNFIKPRGLVAFHISPVHSRFNIGVSSLMSLGFPLLPIANPSKTNIEKVLREYKPYVLETHPNHFVQWASLARDKPEVFQSIRFYHSTFDAINKETMAVFLRTSEYKKPLFLQIYGQSECGPMILRGHTLQSIKTLNARDMGIGVPGLTEVRIVDQEGNPVAPGVSGNIQMLSKGRALTYYKEDARFEENVYGPWWDSGDYGMKDEQGRLFLQDRQVDLVATIDSTLAIEDKLLDTLTFLDEVVIIRGKNGSPQPIIAVHNDEEMNWDAWWKAVSDLPHMNEPIVMKYDEIPRTATMKVQRLQMERELKK; encoded by the coding sequence ATGACAATAAAAAAGTACGAACCTCTTAATCTCTATACCAATTTTAAAAAATCTGCAGAACGCTATCCAGAAATGCCTATTTATTTCGACGAAGAGCTTGTTACTTTTCCCGAACTAGGTTTACATACAACATACAAAAAATGCGAAGAAGCTATAATCAACAAAGCAGCTCATCTACATAAATTCGGTGTACGCAAAGAAGAAAAAGTAATTGTTTATAAATCTGCCAAATTTGATTCCTATATTTTAGCAGTTGCAATTTCATACATTGGAGCTGTGCCAATTATGGTCTCGCCTCACCTGCCTGCATCCACAATTGATATTTTCGTTAATCGTCTTGACCAACCTTGGTTACTTTTTGATTCAGAAACTTATGACAAAAGTCATCAATTAAACAATTTACCAGACGACAGATTGATCAATGCTGAACAATTATTCAAAGCTCCTCTTAGCGGCTATACATGCGCGCAAGAAGAGCTCCCTAAAGACATGATTGCATACATGACACACACTTCCGGAACAACAGGTGTGCCAAAATTAATTGCGCACTCTGCTAATTCGATGGGCTGGAGAACAAAATATCAAAGACGTATTCTGAATTTTATCAAGCCAAGAGGTCTTGTTGCTTTCCATATCTCTCCTGTTCATTCTCGTTTTAATATTGGTGTATCTTCTTTAATGTCACTTGGTTTCCCACTACTGCCAATTGCCAATCCATCCAAAACGAATATTGAAAAGGTATTACGTGAATATAAACCTTATGTGCTTGAAACGCATCCAAATCATTTTGTTCAATGGGCATCACTTGCTCGCGACAAGCCAGAAGTCTTCCAAAGCATCAGATTTTATCATTCTACTTTTGATGCAATAAATAAAGAAACAATGGCCGTTTTCCTTCGTACTTCTGAATATAAGAAACCACTTTTCTTACAAATTTATGGCCAAAGTGAATGCGGTCCAATGATTTTACGCGGTCATACTTTACAATCAATTAAAACTTTAAACGCTCGGGATATGGGAATCGGTGTCCCTGGTTTAACGGAAGTTCGCATTGTTGATCAAGAAGGAAATCCTGTCGCACCTGGAGTTAGCGGTAATATTCAGATGCTTTCAAAAGGTCGCGCCCTTACTTATTACAAAGAAGATGCTCGTTTTGAGGAAAATGTTTATGGGCCATGGTGGGATAGTGGTGACTATGGAATGAAAGACGAACAAGGGCGTTTATTTTTACAAGATCGGCAAGTTGATTTAGTAGCAACAATTGATAGTACTCTTGCTATTGAAGATAAATTGCTCGATACGCTTACCTTTTTAGATGAGGTAGTGATTATTCGAGGCAAGAACGGCAGCCCCCAACCAATTATCGCAGTGCATAACGACGAGGAAATGAACTGGGATGCCTGGTGGAAAGCTGTGTCTGATTTACCACATATGAACGAACCCATTGTGATGAAATATGATGAAATTCCTCGTACCGCAACAATGAAAGTCCAACGTTTGCAAATGGAACGGGAATTAAAAAAATAA
- a CDS encoding Lin0368 family putative glycerol transporter subunit, protein MSIGIALATIAGGFLFPFTIRMMWGKMVDEWGAIGGWMAAAFIVGTVWTINHGIPKSMIYQSGTVWVDMAVAAGIGVFTASLLTGGKFSKSVVNLAAAVVGGVLGGFLLSLFL, encoded by the coding sequence ATGAGCATTGGTATTGCATTAGCAACAATTGCAGGTGGCTTTTTATTCCCTTTTACTATTCGAATGATGTGGGGGAAAATGGTTGATGAATGGGGCGCTATCGGAGGTTGGATGGCAGCAGCCTTTATCGTTGGTACAGTTTGGACAATTAATCATGGTATTCCAAAGTCAATGATTTATCAATCTGGAACAGTTTGGGTAGATATGGCAGTTGCAGCAGGTATTGGTGTATTCACTGCTTCCCTTTTAACGGGCGGTAAATTTTCTAAATCGGTAGTCAATTTGGCAGCGGCTGTTGTTGGCGGCGTGCTTGGCGGATTTTTACTATCACTTTTCTTATAA
- the dhaL2 gene encoding dihydroxyacetone kinase ADP-binding subunit DhaL2, with protein MSELVMDSAFFGHVLRDMGALIENERDYLTGLDSDIGDGDHGINLSIGFREVNKQLDELLDVSPDIATLLKKSGMILLGKVGGASGPLYGSFFMKCGADVPGKTEVNFDELCGMIINGAAAVQHRGKAELGDKTMMDAFLPGVEVLQNRDANADPIDTFSAFVDAMHAGAQSTIPLIAKKGRALRLGERAIGHLDPGSESSWMLMNVILENLKKAV; from the coding sequence ATGAGCGAATTAGTTATGGATAGCGCTTTTTTCGGGCACGTTTTACGGGACATGGGAGCGCTAATTGAAAATGAACGTGATTACTTAACCGGACTAGACTCAGATATTGGAGACGGCGACCACGGAATCAACCTCAGCATTGGTTTTCGTGAAGTGAATAAACAATTAGACGAATTACTAGACGTTTCCCCTGATATTGCAACATTACTTAAAAAATCCGGAATGATTCTTCTTGGAAAAGTTGGCGGCGCATCTGGCCCGCTTTACGGTAGTTTCTTTATGAAATGTGGTGCCGATGTTCCAGGGAAAACAGAAGTTAACTTCGACGAGCTTTGCGGCATGATTATAAATGGGGCAGCTGCAGTTCAGCATCGCGGTAAAGCCGAACTTGGCGATAAAACGATGATGGATGCTTTCTTACCTGGCGTGGAAGTACTTCAAAATCGAGATGCGAATGCGGATCCAATTGACACTTTTTCTGCATTTGTAGATGCTATGCATGCTGGCGCTCAGTCCACAATTCCACTTATTGCTAAGAAAGGTCGTGCACTAAGACTTGGCGAACGAGCAATTGGGCATCTTGATCCTGGCTCCGAATCGTCTTGGATGCTAATGAATGTCATTTTAGAAAATTTAAAAAAGGCGGTCTGA
- a CDS encoding DeoR/GlpR family DNA-binding transcription regulator: MFPFERQNKIIHLLDQNSKITVPELSRILDVSISTIRNDLSSLEESGMIKKVHGGAVLLKSEEKFTNFNDRIIRNIEEKEMIAKEAATLVKNNQTIILDASSTALALAKELHGFSKLTVITSGLYTAIELKDNPNISVILTGGIVTTNSFTLEGILGANLIENIHADLCFMSAKGFTMEEGLTDFNIYETELKRLLAKRTNKLIALLDHTKMGVISTASITAAENIDLLITDSKINRSLYKKFQDAGLPVKIAE; this comes from the coding sequence ATGTTTCCATTTGAAAGACAAAACAAAATAATTCATCTACTAGACCAAAATAGCAAAATAACTGTACCAGAATTAAGTCGTATCTTGGATGTCTCGATTAGCACCATCCGAAATGATTTATCTTCATTAGAAGAGAGCGGGATGATTAAAAAAGTACACGGGGGTGCGGTACTTTTAAAAAGCGAAGAAAAATTTACTAATTTTAATGATCGGATTATCCGCAATATTGAAGAAAAAGAAATGATTGCAAAAGAAGCAGCGACTTTGGTTAAAAACAATCAAACAATTATCCTTGATGCCAGTTCAACAGCCCTTGCACTCGCAAAAGAATTACATGGTTTTTCTAAACTGACTGTCATTACGAGTGGCCTTTATACAGCGATTGAACTAAAGGACAATCCGAATATTAGCGTAATTTTAACTGGAGGGATTGTAACGACGAATTCTTTTACCCTTGAAGGGATTCTTGGCGCTAATTTAATTGAAAATATTCATGCGGACTTATGTTTTATGTCAGCAAAAGGTTTCACTATGGAAGAAGGCTTAACGGATTTCAACATTTATGAAACAGAACTAAAAAGACTTCTTGCCAAACGAACTAATAAACTGATTGCACTCCTAGACCATACAAAAATGGGCGTAATCTCCACTGCAAGTATCACCGCAGCAGAAAATATCGATTTACTCATTACCGACAGTAAAATAAATAGAAGTTTATATAAAAAATTCCAAGATGCGGGACTTCCGGTCAAAATTGCAGAATAA
- a CDS encoding Lin0368 family putative glycerol transporter subunit — translation MKFFRGMIGFCIAGMIVMSVWTPLAANYGIFGGYLAAFIIIGPMWFMNHYVGLIENDEDAAFVDMAVGIGICGIMRDVFMQGGSDLVSSLPTIGLVAIGAVLAGIVAAAIEKDMARKQEAKQEKTEPGMNIQEEERLNKNQLV, via the coding sequence ATGAAATTCTTTAGAGGAATGATTGGTTTTTGTATCGCAGGTATGATTGTTATGAGTGTTTGGACTCCACTTGCCGCTAATTATGGTATTTTTGGAGGTTATCTGGCAGCTTTCATTATTATCGGACCAATGTGGTTTATGAATCACTATGTTGGTTTAATCGAGAATGATGAAGACGCAGCGTTTGTTGATATGGCTGTTGGAATTGGGATTTGCGGAATTATGCGTGATGTCTTTATGCAAGGTGGTAGCGATTTAGTAAGTTCGCTTCCAACCATTGGACTTGTTGCGATTGGAGCAGTTTTAGCTGGAATCGTGGCAGCCGCAATTGAAAAAGATATGGCAAGAAAACAAGAAGCAAAGCAAGAAAAAACAGAACCTGGCATGAATATTCAAGAAGAAGAGCGTTTAAACAAAAATCAATTAGTCTAA
- a CDS encoding triose-phosphate isomerase: protein MRKPLVGINMKNYINTRAGTSEWLEATIPLLENFTDVDTFIFPSMGTLETTASLLAGTSFGFGPQNMAPEKSGPLTGEFSVESIIDLKANYVEIGHAERKNLFHEKSSEIAKKIKLALDEKITPVVCVGESVRANNTDELKMALNKQIEALFEAINVAQWENVVLAYEPEWAIGKSSSADTNYIESAHQALREIIRELGGDETLVRIIYGGSVSKENAAEIVHQKNVDGLFVGRFGHKPQNFADIVSIVSKTKG, encoded by the coding sequence ATGCGTAAACCCTTAGTTGGAATTAATATGAAAAATTACATTAATACGCGGGCTGGAACATCGGAATGGTTAGAAGCAACTATTCCTCTCCTTGAAAATTTTACTGATGTGGATACGTTTATCTTTCCATCTATGGGAACACTCGAAACGACTGCCAGCCTTTTAGCGGGTACATCATTTGGTTTTGGACCACAAAATATGGCGCCGGAGAAATCCGGCCCGCTAACTGGTGAATTTTCAGTGGAATCAATCATTGACCTGAAAGCAAACTATGTCGAAATTGGCCACGCGGAACGCAAGAACCTTTTTCATGAGAAAAGCAGTGAAATAGCCAAAAAAATTAAACTCGCACTGGACGAAAAAATCACTCCAGTTGTGTGTGTAGGTGAAAGTGTTCGCGCGAATAACACAGATGAATTAAAAATGGCGCTAAACAAACAAATAGAAGCACTGTTTGAAGCAATTAATGTAGCACAGTGGGAAAATGTTGTTCTGGCTTATGAACCAGAATGGGCAATTGGCAAGTCCTCTTCCGCTGACACCAATTATATCGAAAGCGCTCATCAAGCTTTGCGCGAAATTATCCGCGAACTTGGCGGCGATGAAACGCTTGTAAGGATTATTTATGGCGGTTCGGTCAGCAAAGAAAATGCCGCAGAAATTGTTCATCAAAAAAATGTCGATGGTTTATTCGTCGGAAGATTTGGCCATAAACCGCAAAATTTTGCCGACATTGTCTCTATTGTTAGCAAAACGAAAGGATGA
- a CDS encoding DUF1254 domain-containing protein has protein sequence MKKLPTTEKIVEIRKEAKRSKAIEAYKFFYPTVSMISNFEALESLGAHANKGFLIQLTTPDINALTQNSDTPYGLGYGDVTEGPVVLELVPGPIMGVIDDANFKYVTDIGLTGEEQGKGAKYLFVSPDYTGEVPEGYIVRRLASNRFLICLRAVVKGTGTKEAFDLLKKVKIYPLKEKNAPEANTFQDFSHKKAAATPYFVDGKFSYWEELKKALDLDALDKEYYQMYGLLAELGIEKEKAFEPNDELKQLLTEAAVAADEQMTINAFASDVPERIVWDGKKWEWVVYGGDSGYYLENHLSLAVRERWFYQATLETPKMFMRREGSGSIYWLGIRDKDGNFLDGEKSYTLKVPTPVPANLYWSVTGYDLDTRSEIVCDGKIPVISSLKQDFEPDADGNVTLYFGPNAPKDSSLPWIQTVPGHDWFVYFRIYGPSKAAFDGNWQLADFERID, from the coding sequence ATGAAGAAATTACCTACAACAGAAAAAATAGTTGAAATTAGAAAAGAAGCAAAACGTAGTAAAGCGATTGAAGCGTATAAGTTTTTCTATCCAACAGTTTCAATGATTTCAAATTTTGAAGCACTCGAAAGTTTAGGTGCACATGCAAATAAAGGTTTTCTAATTCAATTAACAACACCAGATATCAATGCCCTTACTCAAAATTCAGATACACCATACGGCTTAGGATATGGAGATGTAACTGAGGGACCTGTAGTTTTAGAATTAGTTCCAGGACCAATCATGGGAGTAATAGATGATGCTAACTTTAAATATGTTACGGATATTGGATTAACCGGTGAAGAACAAGGTAAAGGTGCTAAATATTTATTTGTATCACCAGATTATACAGGCGAAGTGCCAGAAGGTTATATCGTTCGCAGACTTGCCAGCAATCGCTTCTTGATTTGTTTACGTGCAGTAGTCAAAGGAACAGGTACAAAAGAAGCATTTGATTTATTAAAAAAGGTAAAAATTTATCCACTAAAAGAAAAAAATGCGCCGGAAGCAAATACATTCCAAGATTTTTCTCATAAAAAAGCAGCTGCAACCCCTTACTTTGTAGATGGGAAATTTTCTTATTGGGAAGAATTGAAAAAAGCCCTAGATTTAGATGCTCTTGATAAAGAATATTATCAAATGTATGGCTTATTGGCAGAATTAGGTATTGAAAAAGAGAAAGCTTTCGAACCAAATGATGAACTAAAACAATTATTAACAGAAGCAGCAGTTGCAGCGGATGAACAAATGACCATTAACGCATTTGCAAGTGATGTTCCAGAAAGAATTGTCTGGGATGGTAAAAAATGGGAATGGGTTGTTTATGGTGGTGACAGTGGTTACTATTTAGAAAACCATTTATCACTTGCTGTACGTGAACGCTGGTTTTATCAAGCAACATTGGAAACTCCGAAAATGTTTATGCGCCGTGAAGGTAGCGGTTCAATCTATTGGTTAGGTATTCGAGATAAAGACGGTAATTTCTTAGACGGAGAAAAATCATATACACTAAAAGTACCAACTCCAGTACCTGCAAATCTTTATTGGTCCGTTACAGGATATGATCTTGATACTCGTTCTGAAATTGTTTGCGATGGAAAAATACCTGTAATAAGTTCACTGAAACAAGATTTTGAACCAGATGCAGATGGAAATGTTACGCTATACTTTGGTCCGAATGCGCCAAAAGATTCTTCACTACCTTGGATTCAAACTGTTCCAGGACATGATTGGTTCGTTTATTTCCGGATTTATGGCCCATCAAAAGCAGCCTTTGACGGAAACTGGCAGTTAGCAGATTTTGAAAGAATAGATTAA
- a CDS encoding Ig-like domain-containing protein: MKQPQKLFKYLFIIMIMGISLWIGLGPEMEVHAATLNESTPINQLFPDPVLAEKIRSTTAKPSVGSTVTQSDLNKVTYVNIQGYGKEPIKSIEGMQYLNELSYLSLDGNQVSDLTPLANATKLTYLTLSDNNVSDVSSLKNLSKVYLIGLKNNQVEDISSLSNLTALKYLYLNGNKLSDLSAIANLTTLDILEVKNQQVTKQSVAFQNNLVLPNTIKDTKGASIAPTNISNNGTYSNNSLNWSLPELTNEVTYSFSQTVTAGSKISTEFSGTVTQPIHETIYHTAIFDVDGVQINDTKEISTLIEEPPTPTKEGYTFIGWFDEEGNEWDFSTDKMPEKDLTLYARFDKDTSEVVVPEEGTETPAEEVEVPEEGTETPAEEVEVPEEDTETPAEEVEVPEEETETPAEEVEVPEEETETPAEEVEVPEEETETPAEEVEVPEEGTETPAEEVEVPEEGTETPAEEVEVPEEGTETPAEEVEVPEEDTETPAEEVEVPEEDTETPSEEVEVPEEETETPAEEVEVPEEEIETPAEEVEVPEEETETPAEEVEVPEKDTETPTKKMVASKQVQEISAESTTLIKNPEILETISSDVVEEPIENNKKAVKSINLNADSSKSQENTKDDSDYEEVKSNKIAENKKVSTQTSSFLPIIGDSQNFWFSLMGMIIMALSLVFGRKKRL; the protein is encoded by the coding sequence GTGAAACAACCTCAAAAATTATTTAAATACTTATTTATAATAATGATAATGGGAATTAGTTTATGGATTGGATTAGGGCCAGAAATGGAAGTTCATGCAGCTACTCTTAACGAAAGTACTCCCATCAATCAACTTTTCCCTGATCCGGTTTTAGCAGAAAAAATACGATCAACAACAGCCAAGCCAAGTGTAGGTAGTACGGTTACGCAAAGTGACTTAAACAAAGTAACTTATGTAAATATCCAAGGTTATGGGAAAGAACCTATTAAGTCAATTGAAGGAATGCAGTATTTAAATGAACTGAGCTATTTAAGTTTAGATGGGAATCAGGTGAGCGATTTAACTCCTCTGGCTAACGCAACTAAGTTAACCTATTTAACATTATCAGATAATAATGTTAGTGATGTTAGCAGCTTGAAAAATTTAAGTAAAGTATATTTGATTGGTTTAAAAAATAACCAAGTAGAAGATATTAGTTCACTTTCAAATTTAACAGCTTTAAAATACCTTTATTTAAATGGTAATAAATTGAGTGATTTAAGTGCTATTGCCAACCTAACAACTTTAGATATACTAGAAGTGAAAAATCAACAAGTAACAAAACAATCAGTAGCATTCCAGAATAATCTAGTTTTACCAAACACTATTAAAGATACCAAAGGAGCTTCCATTGCGCCTACCAATATTAGTAATAACGGTACTTACAGCAATAACAGCTTGAATTGGTCTTTACCAGAGTTAACAAATGAAGTAACTTATAGTTTTAGTCAAACTGTGACAGCTGGAAGTAAAATATCGACTGAATTTAGTGGAACAGTGACTCAACCTATTCACGAAACTATATATCACACAGCAATATTCGATGTGGATGGTGTACAAATAAATGATACAAAAGAAATTAGTACATTAATAGAAGAACCGCCCACTCCAACAAAAGAAGGTTATACTTTTATAGGTTGGTTTGATGAAGAAGGAAACGAATGGGATTTTTCAACAGACAAAATGCCTGAAAAAGATTTAACTTTATATGCTCGTTTCGATAAAGATACAAGTGAAGTGGTGGTTCCAGAAGAAGGAACCGAAACTCCGGCAGAAGAAGTGGAAGTACCAGAAGAAGGAACCGAAACTCCGGCAGAAGAAGTGGAAGTACCAGAAGAAGATACGGAAACTCCGGCAGAAGAAGTAGAGGTACCAGAAGAAGAAACCGAAACTCCGGCAGAAGAAGTAGAGGTACCAGAAGAAGAAACCGAAACTCCGGCAGAAGAAGTGGAAGTACCAGAAGAAGAAACCGAAACTCCGGCAGAAGAAGTGGAAGTACCAGAAGAAGGAACCGAAACTCCGGCAGAAGAAGTGGAAGTACCAGAAGAAGGAACCGAAACTCCGGCAGAAGAAGTGGAAGTACCAGAAGAAGGAACCGAAACTCCGGCAGAAGAAGTAGAAGTGCCAGAAGAAGATACAGAAACCCCTGCAGAAGAAGTGGAAGTACCAGAAGAAGATACGGAAACTCCATCTGAAGAAGTGGAAGTACCAGAAGAAGAAACCGAAACTCCGGCAGAAGAAGTAGAGGTACCAGAAGAAGAAATCGAAACTCCAGCCGAAGAAGTAGAAGTGCCAGAAGAAGAAACCGAAACTCCAGCCGAAGAAGTAGAAGTACCAGAAAAAGACACGGAAACTCCAACTAAGAAAATGGTAGCTTCCAAACAAGTACAGGAAATATCTGCTGAATCAACGACCCTCATAAAAAATCCTGAAATATTAGAAACGATTTCAAGTGATGTTGTCGAAGAACCAATTGAAAATAATAAAAAAGCAGTTAAATCTATTAATTTAAATGCTGATTCAAGCAAATCACAAGAAAATACTAAAGATGACAGTGATTATGAGGAAGTAAAAAGTAATAAAATCGCAGAGAATAAAAAAGTATCGACACAAACAAGTTCATTTTTACCTATTATAGGCGATAGTCAAAATTTCTGGTTTTCTTTAATGGGAATGATAATTATGGCTCTATCACTAGTATTTGGTAGAAAAAAACGTCTTTAA
- the dhaM2 gene encoding dihydroxyacetone kinase phosphoryl donor subunit DhaM2 produces the protein MISIVLVSHSQKITEGLQEMIVEMVGDTVHIISSGGTGDGRLGTNAVMIADNIATCTNSEHIYIFCDIGSAILSAETALELLETELLEKTTIIDAPLVEGAFTAAVQSLVNPSKEAILQELTNVH, from the coding sequence ATGATAAGTATTGTTTTAGTATCTCACAGTCAAAAAATCACTGAGGGCCTCCAAGAAATGATTGTTGAAATGGTTGGAGATACAGTACATATTATTTCTTCTGGCGGAACTGGCGACGGGCGTCTTGGCACAAACGCAGTCATGATAGCCGATAATATCGCAACCTGCACTAATTCTGAACATATTTATATTTTTTGCGATATTGGAAGCGCTATCTTAAGCGCAGAAACTGCACTCGAATTATTAGAAACTGAACTTCTAGAAAAAACAACAATAATTGATGCCCCATTAGTTGAAGGCGCATTTACTGCTGCTGTTCAATCTCTCGTTAATCCATCCAAAGAAGCTATCTTACAAGAACTCACAAACGTGCATTAA